A single window of Dermacentor albipictus isolate Rhodes 1998 colony chromosome 1, USDA_Dalb.pri_finalv2, whole genome shotgun sequence DNA harbors:
- the LOC135902997 gene encoding clotting factor C-like: protein MISSLSYAGVFSALVAITYSVDIKGFCHNEAHDCVCGSTGTTVKVKVDGCSYVRRFEFRCRPCDRDSFNKVCPNYGYCQTCVEGLNACETCPPGKYGVWCTSVCNCQNGGVCDKDTGHCRCLPGFSGALCEIRDGCTPPAHQQGVLATMAPANLPKIIHYNCPTGFKRIGAGTINCQNDGSWNGAPPYCERQVPCPPLPDVARSVAQVHGAATSVREIQYNGTTVTYSCTDGYEIVGAKSLECTQVGVWAEPPPSCLKVSETEVTCSTKANEILSDDSDTAVRVHCPPGCGLVSGSVIGSYQYHVLSSLCRAAVHAGRLNNAGGAVHVRATGAYADFVSSTAHGVSTANYSTLGASFKFVTVDDSQWRIPEEGCPPKWRDSGSFCFYSAGKSRSQTRARNFCRNLGSKVVALRGDNTTRNLAAEFMAANGIVETWLSELRVPANNDTPGDSCMALSVVNPSQPEVVTRPCNLSLPVICFALKTLKLVQCEDPGPVKGGSALVEKTSHGRFLDGSRISYYCKELHYLSGEGTLTCTANGTWSAQKPRCIPVVTCGEPEVPSHGTIRLLPPIRGGDPRRGPVRGHARASVPIRLQRPLSLSSTAYDGNDTRAAEEVNLVLPPGHHRVGSRAEYACLPQYEMAGSTVRRCLSSGQWSGLPATCIPVCGRSDSPRSPLIYNGNASDVGQWPWQAALSVRNPSSNGSAVEWVLNCGGSLLSETWVVTAAHCVTYEASRVVIPRDILRVALGKHFRSDSKDDAHVQMRQVAEIHVNFDYDPTSYDNDIALLQLEQAVELTPRVRPVCLPTDRSARVHLQEGKLGVATGWGLTESGDYADVLSEAVLPVVANEKCQEAYERAGVPLTVSEAMFCAGHANATSDACSGDSGGPMVFIDDSVTTERRWILEGVVSWGSPSGCAVANQYGGFTRVFAFLPWIKQFV from the exons ACGCTGGAGTTTTTTCGGCATTGGTTGCTATCACTTACTCAGTTGACATCAAGGGTTTCTGCCATAATGAGGCGCACGATTGTGTTTGTGGTTCCACTGGGACAACAGTGAAAGTCAAAGTAGACGG GTGCAGCTAcgtccgccgcttcgaatttcGCTGCCGACCTTGCGACAGGGACTCTTTCAACAAAGTCTGCCCAAACTATGGCTATTGTCAGACGTGTGTCGAAGGTCTAAATGCATGCGAAACCTGCCCGCCCGGAAAGTACGGTGTCTGGTGCACGTCGG TCTGCAACTGTCAGAATGGAGGAGTCTGCGACAAGGACACAGGTCATTGCCGGTGTCTCCCAGGATTCTCGGGCGCTCTTTGTGAAATCAGAGATG GATGCACTCCTCCGGCTCATCAGCAAGGTGTCTTGGCTACCATGGCGCCAGCAAACCTGCCAAAGATTATTCATTACAACTGCCCAACTGGTTTCAAGAGGATCGGCGCTGGCACCATCAACTGCCAAAACGATGGCTCCTGGAATGGAGCGCCACCCTATTGTG AGAGGCAAGTGCCGTGCCCTCCGTTACCCGACGTGGCCCGGAGCGTTGCTCAGGTGCATGGCGCCGCGACCAGCGTGCGGGAGATTCAGTACAACGGCACCACCGTGACCTACTCATGCACCGACGGATACGAAATTGTCGGCGCAAAGTCACTGGAGTGCACCCAGGTGGGCGTCTGGGCGGAGCCTCCGCCATCCTGCCTTAAAG tttccGAAACAGAGGTGACTTGCTCAACTAAAGCCAACGAGATCTTATCTGACGATAGCGACACGGCGGTGAG GGTCCACTGTCCTCCCGGCTGCGGCCTGGTGTCCGGTTCAGTGATCGGTTCTTACCAGTACCACGTGCTGTCCTCGCTCTGCCGCGCGGCCGTGCACGCTGGCCGGCTGAACAACGCCGGCGGCGCGGTGCACGTGCGTGCCACGGGCGCGTACGCGGACTTCGTCTCCTCCACGGCGCACGGCGTGTCTACAGCCAA TTACTCAACTCTTGGAGCCAGTTTCAAATTTGTTACTGTGGACGACTCACAGTGGAGGATTCCTGAAGAAG GCTGTCCACCCAAGTGGAGAGATTCCGGCAGTTTTTGTTTTTACTCGGCCGGAAAAAGCCGATCTCAGACAAGAGCGAGAAACTTTTGCCGCAATCTGGGAAGCAAAGTTGTAGCTCTTCGTGGAGATAACACTACGAGGAACCTTGCTGCCGAATTCATGGCGGCTAACG GAATCGTGGAAACATGGCTTTCAGAGCTTCGAGTCCCGGCAAACAACGATACACCTGGAGACAGTTGCATGGCTCTAAGCGTCGTTAATCCCAGTCAGCCCGAAGTCGTTACAAGGCCGTGCAATCTCAGTCTTCCTGTCATATGCTTTGCGCTCAAGACCTTAAAGCTAG TCCAGTGCGAGGACCCAGGCCCAGTTAAGGGTGGCTCGGCGTTGGTGGAGAAGACTTCGCACGGTCGCTTCCTGGACGGCAGCCGCATATCCTACTACTGTAAGGAACTGCACTACCTCAGCGGAGAGGGAACGCTCACGTGCACCGCCAACGGCACCTGGAGCGCCCAGAAGCCTCGTTGCATCCCCG TGGTTACCTGTGGAGAGCCGGAAGTTCCAAGTCACGGGACCATCCGCCTGCTTCCCCCGATACGTGGGGGTGATCCTCGGCGCGGACCAGTGCGCGG GCATGCGCGGGCGTCCGTGCCGATACGGCTGCAGCGTCCTCTCAGCCTCAGCTCCACGGCGTACGATGGGAACGACACGAGGGCGGCAGAGGAAGTGAACCTGGTGCTGCCCCCAGGACACCACCGTGTCGGATCCCGCGCCGAGTACGCCTGCCTGCCGCAGTACGAGATGGCTGGTTCCACGGTGCGGCGGTGCCTGTCGTCAGGACAGTGGAGCGGTTTACCGGCCACCTGTATTCCCG TGTGCGGCCGGTCGGACTCCCCACGCAGTCCCCTCATCTACAACGGAAACGCATCAGACGTGGGTCAGTGGCCGTGGCAGGCTGCGCTGAGCGTGCGCAACCCCTCGTCCAACGGCAGTGCCGTCGAATGGGTGCTCAACTGCGGCGGCAGCCTGCTCTCGGAGACCTGGGTGGTGACCGCAGCCCACTGCGTCACGTATGAGGCCTCGCGCGTCGTCATACCGCGCGACATATTGCGCGTGGCGCTGGGCAAGCACTTCCGCAGCGACAGCAAAGACGACGCCCACGTCCAAATGCGCCAG GTTGCAGAGATCCACGTGAACTTTGATTACGATCCCACCTCGTACGACAATGACATCGCGCTGCTGCAACTGGAGCAGGCCGTGGAGCTGACGCCTCGCGTGAGGCCCGTCTGTCTGCCCACGGACCGATCGGCCAGGGTCCACCTACAGGAAGGAAAACTGGGAGTG GCGACCGGCTGGGGCCTTACAGAGAGCGGCGACTACGCAGACGTGCTGAGCGAGGCCGTGCTGCCCGTGGTGGCGAACGAGAAGTGCCAGGAAGCGTACGAGCGTGCGGGCGTGCCGCTCACAGTGTCCGAGGCCATGTTCTGCGCGGGCCACGCCAACGCCACGTCGGACGCGTGTAGCGGTGACTCGGGTGGCCCCATGGTGTTCATCGACGACTCCGTCACCACCGAGCGACGCTGGATCCTCGAGGGCGTCGTCAGCTGGGGCAGCCCATCCGGGTGTGCGGTGGCCAACCAGTACGGCGGATTCACCAGGGTCTTCGCCTTCCTTCCCTGGATCAAGCAGTTCGTCTGA